One Bacillus solimangrovi genomic window carries:
- a CDS encoding ABC transporter ATP-binding protein: MSKSPVLDVQGLRTTFFTDDGEVPAVDNVDFHINEGEILGIVGESGCGKSVTSLSVMGLVPSPPGKIVGGKILFKDEDLTKVSEKRMREIRGNEIAMIFQEPMTSLNPVFTIGNQLIEAIRLHNKWDKKKARARAIEMLKLVGLPRAEELIDDYPHQLSGGMRQRVMIAMAMVCDPKVLIADEPTTALDVTIQAQILQLMKNLNKELNTAVMMITHDLGVVAEVCQRIVVMYSGKVVEEADVRTIFKDPKHPYTVGLIKSVPDMRTKVDRLYSIPGNVPKPGSIKQGCRFAARCEHAFDRCYNETPDLYQVDEGHRVRCFLHDEQQEGVQA; the protein is encoded by the coding sequence GTGAGTAAAAGTCCTGTTTTAGATGTACAAGGCTTAAGAACGACTTTCTTCACAGATGACGGAGAAGTCCCTGCAGTTGACAATGTAGATTTTCATATAAATGAAGGTGAAATTCTAGGGATTGTTGGTGAGTCTGGCTGTGGGAAAAGTGTAACTTCTCTATCAGTGATGGGACTTGTACCAAGTCCACCGGGGAAAATTGTAGGTGGGAAAATATTATTTAAAGATGAAGACTTAACGAAAGTATCGGAAAAACGAATGAGAGAGATTCGTGGAAATGAAATCGCGATGATCTTCCAAGAACCAATGACATCGTTAAATCCAGTCTTCACAATTGGAAATCAATTGATTGAAGCAATTCGTTTGCATAATAAATGGGATAAAAAGAAAGCAAGAGCAAGAGCAATTGAGATGTTGAAACTTGTTGGTTTACCTCGTGCAGAAGAATTAATTGATGACTATCCACACCAGCTTTCTGGAGGGATGCGTCAACGTGTAATGATTGCGATGGCAATGGTCTGTGACCCGAAAGTGCTTATTGCGGATGAACCAACAACAGCATTAGATGTAACAATTCAAGCGCAAATTTTACAGTTAATGAAAAATCTGAATAAAGAATTAAATACAGCAGTCATGATGATCACACATGATTTAGGTGTTGTAGCTGAGGTTTGTCAACGAATTGTTGTCATGTATTCAGGTAAAGTTGTTGAAGAAGCGGATGTACGAACAATATTTAAAGATCCAAAGCATCCATATACGGTTGGATTAATTAAGTCTGTACCAGATATGCGAACAAAAGTGGACAGGCTTTATTCGATACCAGGTAATGTACCAAAGCCAGGTTCGATTAAGCAAGGGTGTCGTTTTGCAGCACGTTGTGAACATGCATTTGATCGCTGTTATAACGAGACACCAGATCTTTATCAAGTCGATGAAGGACATAGAGTACGTTGTTTCCTTCATGATGAACAGCAAGAGGGTGTACAAGCATGA
- a CDS encoding gamma-type small acid-soluble spore protein, whose translation MANYNQQQPNQTTSGTNVQHVKQQNAQSAQAQQSAGQQQQQQQQQQQQQQYGMSTQTDVHEVQQQNAQAEQHKQQASTQGQNPAH comes from the coding sequence ATGGCTAACTACAATCAACAACAGCCAAATCAAACGACATCTGGTACAAATGTCCAGCATGTTAAGCAACAAAACGCTCAATCTGCTCAAGCTCAACAATCTGCTGGCCAACAGCAGCAACAGCAACAACAGCAACAACAACAGCAACAATATGGGATGAGTACACAAACTGATGTACATGAAGTGCAACAGCAAAATGCTCAAGCTGAGCAACATAAGCAACAAGCATCTACTCAAGGCCAAAACCCAGCTCATTAA
- the mutY gene encoding A/G-specific adenine glycosylase produces the protein MYQQWIRDFEVESFRNNLVTWFQNEQRDLPWRHNQTPYKVWISEVMLQQTRVDTVIPYYKQFLELFPSLEALAEADEQKVLKAWEGLGYYSRARNLHSAVKEVHEKYDGVVPEDPKQFGQLKGVGPYTQGAVLSIAYGKPEPAVDGNVMRVLSRIMSIWDDIAKPKTRKLFEELVRILIDTNHPSDFNQGLMELGALICTPKTPNCLLCPVREQCRAFSEGVQAELPVKSRKKPPRSLEMTAVILRNSQGELLIRRRPSTGLLANLWEFPNHEMVIESETQVDQLKAYIEEDFNIKVNITKHALNIKHVFSHLIWNIKVYEAETTDEISQIEGECFVNRDQLRDYPFPVSHQKIIEYILND, from the coding sequence ATGTACCAACAATGGATTAGAGATTTTGAAGTCGAATCTTTTCGTAATAATTTAGTAACATGGTTTCAAAATGAACAACGTGATTTACCATGGCGTCATAACCAAACACCATATAAGGTGTGGATATCTGAGGTTATGTTACAACAAACTCGAGTGGATACTGTTATCCCTTATTATAAACAATTTTTAGAACTTTTTCCTTCGTTAGAGGCATTAGCAGAAGCTGATGAACAAAAAGTTTTAAAAGCATGGGAAGGACTTGGATATTATTCTCGTGCGCGTAACTTACATTCTGCCGTGAAAGAGGTTCACGAAAAATACGATGGCGTAGTACCAGAAGACCCTAAGCAATTTGGACAGTTAAAAGGAGTCGGACCTTACACGCAAGGTGCGGTGTTAAGTATTGCATATGGTAAGCCTGAGCCTGCTGTTGATGGAAATGTAATGCGTGTTCTTTCACGAATCATGTCGATATGGGACGATATTGCCAAGCCCAAAACACGTAAGCTATTTGAAGAACTTGTCCGTATTTTAATTGATACAAACCATCCTTCTGATTTTAACCAAGGTTTGATGGAATTGGGTGCGCTAATATGCACACCTAAAACACCAAATTGTTTACTATGCCCAGTTAGAGAGCAATGCCGTGCCTTTTCCGAAGGCGTACAAGCTGAATTGCCAGTTAAAAGTCGTAAAAAACCACCAAGGTCTTTAGAGATGACAGCGGTAATTCTTCGTAATTCTCAAGGTGAACTTTTAATTCGTCGTAGACCTTCAACAGGTTTGTTGGCAAATTTATGGGAATTTCCGAATCATGAGATGGTAATTGAAAGTGAAACACAGGTTGACCAGTTAAAAGCATATATAGAAGAAGATTTTAATATTAAGGTGAACATCACAAAACATGCTTTGAACATTAAACATGTCTTTTCACATCTAATTTGGAATATCAAGGTGTACGAGGCGGAAACTACTGATGAAATAAGTCAGATAGAAGGAGAATGCTTCGTTAACAGAGATCAATTAAGAGACTATCCGTTTCCAGTATCACATCAGAAAATTATTGAATACATTCTTAACGACTAA
- the ntdP gene encoding nucleoside tri-diphosphate phosphatase: MNVPNSGSKIKIESYKHNGTLHRIWKETTLLKGTTQMAIGGNDKTEVYESDGRTWTTREPAICYFHAEHWFNVIGMLRQDGIYYYCNLSSPFTWDKGILKYIDYDLDVKVYPDMTYTILDEDEYVLHKEQMQYPAAIDEILNRNMKTLITWIQQRKGPFAPGFVDDWYEYFLTFRS; the protein is encoded by the coding sequence ATGAATGTCCCCAATTCAGGTAGTAAAATTAAAATAGAAAGTTATAAACATAACGGTACACTTCATCGAATATGGAAGGAGACGACACTGTTAAAAGGAACAACTCAGATGGCGATTGGGGGTAATGATAAAACAGAAGTATACGAATCTGATGGGCGAACGTGGACGACAAGAGAACCAGCGATTTGTTATTTCCATGCTGAGCATTGGTTTAATGTTATTGGAATGCTTAGACAGGATGGAATTTATTATTACTGTAATTTGAGTTCGCCATTTACGTGGGACAAAGGGATTCTAAAATATATTGATTATGATTTAGATGTAAAAGTTTACCCTGATATGACCTACACAATTTTAGATGAAGATGAGTATGTGCTGCATAAGGAACAAATGCAGTATCCAGCAGCGATTGATGAAATATTGAATCGAAATATGAAAACATTAATTACTTGGATACAACAACGGAAAGGACCATTTGCGCCAGGCTTTGTTGATGATTGGTATGAGTACTTTTTAACATTTCGTTCATGA
- a CDS encoding ABC transporter ATP-binding protein — translation MSETLLKVDNLKKHFPITGGILQRQVGEVKAVDGISFSVKKGETLGIVGESGCGKSTTGRLLMRLIDPTEGKVVFDDKELTDLSASDMRKVRRDMQMVFQDPFASLNPRHTVERILEEPLIVHGMGNAKERKKKVRELLEVVGLSSYHAKRYPHQFSGGQRQRIGIARALMTRPKLIIADEPVSALDVSIQSQVLNLMEDLQKEFDLTYIFIAHDLGVVRHISDRVAVMYLGRMVELADSEALYQKPMHPYTQALLSAVPIPDPDFEMERKYLTGDIPSPSNPPTGCAFHTRCSECMDICKTDRPEFREIEEGHYVACHLFNDKG, via the coding sequence ATGAGTGAAACGTTACTGAAAGTTGATAATTTGAAGAAGCACTTTCCGATTACTGGAGGGATTTTGCAACGTCAAGTTGGTGAAGTTAAGGCCGTTGATGGTATTTCTTTTTCGGTGAAAAAAGGTGAGACGTTAGGAATTGTTGGTGAATCAGGATGTGGGAAATCAACAACGGGGCGTCTATTAATGCGTTTAATTGATCCGACAGAAGGTAAGGTTGTCTTCGATGATAAAGAGCTTACAGACCTTTCTGCAAGTGATATGAGAAAGGTTAGACGAGACATGCAAATGGTGTTTCAAGATCCATTCGCATCGTTAAATCCTCGTCATACTGTTGAGCGTATTTTAGAAGAGCCATTAATTGTACACGGTATGGGTAATGCAAAGGAACGAAAGAAAAAAGTTCGAGAACTGTTAGAAGTCGTTGGATTAAGCAGTTATCATGCAAAGCGTTATCCTCACCAATTTAGTGGAGGACAGCGTCAACGTATTGGGATTGCTCGTGCGTTAATGACACGTCCTAAACTTATCATTGCAGATGAACCAGTGTCCGCACTGGATGTATCGATTCAATCACAAGTGTTGAATCTGATGGAAGACTTGCAGAAGGAATTTGACTTAACGTATATATTTATTGCGCATGATTTAGGGGTTGTTCGTCATATTAGTGATCGTGTAGCGGTCATGTACCTTGGACGAATGGTCGAGCTTGCTGATAGTGAGGCATTGTATCAAAAACCAATGCATCCATATACACAGGCATTATTGTCTGCTGTACCGATTCCTGATCCAGATTTTGAAATGGAGCGCAAATATTTAACTGGAGATATTCCGAGTCCATCTAACCCACCAACGGGGTGTGCATTCCATACACGTTGTAGCGAATGTATGGATATTTGTAAAACAGATAGACCGGAATTTAGAGAGATTGAAGAAGGGCATTATGTCGCATGCCACCTTTTTAACGATAAAGGGTAG
- a CDS encoding YpzG family protein, with translation MNVNNSNHSQNRKKFYENRYADPFQSPRANPKKAYQQVNGETQQSQQSIILENQTRKRS, from the coding sequence ATGAATGTCAACAATAGCAACCATAGCCAAAACCGGAAGAAATTCTATGAAAACCGCTACGCTGATCCCTTCCAATCACCGAGAGCTAATCCAAAAAAAGCCTACCAACAAGTGAATGGTGAAACTCAGCAAAGTCAACAAAGCATTATTTTAGAAAATCAAACTCGAAAAAGGTCATAA
- the sspK gene encoding small, acid-soluble spore protein K: MRNKEQGFPAHQKMNGEPRAKAEYSSKRANGTINTNPQQRMRRSNQEFGEQD; this comes from the coding sequence ATGCGTAATAAAGAACAAGGATTTCCAGCACATCAAAAAATGAATGGTGAGCCTCGTGCAAAAGCTGAATATTCTTCAAAACGTGCAAATGGCACGATTAATACGAATCCGCAACAAAGAATGCGTCGCTCTAACCAAGAGTTCGGTGAACAAGATTAA
- a CDS encoding cytosolic protein, translating to MYVGRDMTELSMTAKQNWKDSELQYFHHALQQIMPYLNVEGATIHREIVKEIEARGGLMRTEATWTNGTRVTYD from the coding sequence ATGTATGTAGGAAGAGATATGACTGAACTATCCATGACAGCTAAGCAAAATTGGAAGGACAGTGAGCTTCAATATTTTCACCATGCCCTGCAGCAAATTATGCCTTACTTAAATGTCGAGGGCGCAACGATTCACCGAGAAATTGTGAAAGAAATTGAAGCACGCGGTGGGTTAATGCGTACTGAAGCAACATGGACAAACGGCACACGTGTTACGTATGACTAA
- a CDS encoding ABC transporter substrate-binding protein has translation MKKKGLLMSLFLVLLLSLALVGCNSNKSGGEEAGAPTEGETKEETTAPAEAEAPAGGDKVLVFGRGGDSVGLDPIAVTDGESFKVTKQIFDTLIEYGEQDTTIQPGLATEWDVKDEGLTYTLKLREGVKFHDGTDFNADAVVTNFDRWMNGTKDQFYYYASMFGGFKGDEGHVIDSVTAVDELTVEFKLKRAQAPFLKNLAMVPFAIASPAALEKYGDTFNENPVGTGPFKFVEWKRNDRVVLEKNEDFWMDGYPKLDRVIYQSIPDNSARLNALVTGEVDLVDGLNPSDKTSIESNSDLQLFKRPSMNVGYLGLTMKDPNSPLANKLVRQALNHAVDKQGLIDAFYAGLAEPAKNAMPPSVEGYNDAIEAYPYDLEKAKALLAEAGYADGFTMELWAMPVPRPYMPDGKKVAEVLQASFAQIGVKAEIVSFEWATYLDKARDGEADAFLLGWTGDNGDADNFLYVLLDKDNIGSNNYSYYSNDELHDILIAAQENPNQDERNELYKQAQEIIHDDAPWIPLVHSTPLLSGKANVEGFVPHPTGTDKLTTVDLK, from the coding sequence ATGAAGAAAAAAGGATTACTTATGTCTCTTTTTCTAGTCTTGCTTCTTTCATTAGCTTTAGTTGGATGTAATTCCAACAAGAGTGGTGGAGAAGAAGCGGGAGCACCTACTGAAGGAGAAACAAAAGAAGAAACGACAGCACCAGCTGAAGCAGAAGCACCAGCAGGTGGAGACAAAGTTTTAGTTTTTGGTCGAGGTGGAGATTCTGTAGGGCTTGATCCAATCGCTGTAACAGATGGAGAGTCATTCAAAGTTACGAAACAAATCTTTGATACATTAATTGAATATGGTGAGCAAGATACAACGATCCAACCAGGTCTTGCTACTGAGTGGGATGTTAAAGATGAAGGGTTAACTTATACACTTAAGCTTCGTGAAGGTGTTAAGTTCCATGACGGCACTGACTTCAATGCAGATGCTGTTGTTACAAACTTTGATCGCTGGATGAATGGAACGAAAGATCAGTTCTATTATTACGCGTCAATGTTTGGTGGATTCAAAGGTGATGAAGGTCACGTAATTGATTCAGTGACAGCTGTTGATGAGTTAACAGTTGAATTTAAGTTGAAGCGTGCACAAGCGCCATTCTTGAAAAACTTAGCAATGGTACCATTTGCAATTGCTAGTCCAGCAGCACTTGAAAAATACGGTGATACATTTAATGAAAATCCAGTCGGTACAGGTCCATTCAAGTTTGTAGAATGGAAGCGTAACGATCGTGTTGTTCTAGAGAAAAATGAAGATTTCTGGATGGATGGATATCCGAAGCTTGATCGTGTTATCTATCAATCAATTCCTGATAACTCAGCACGTCTAAATGCATTAGTAACTGGTGAAGTTGACCTTGTTGATGGTTTGAACCCAAGTGATAAAACGTCAATTGAGTCTAATAGTGACCTACAATTATTCAAACGTCCATCTATGAACGTTGGGTACTTAGGTCTTACGATGAAAGATCCTAATTCTCCACTTGCGAACAAGTTAGTTCGTCAAGCGTTGAACCATGCTGTTGATAAGCAAGGTCTAATTGATGCATTCTATGCAGGTCTTGCAGAACCAGCAAAGAACGCAATGCCACCTTCAGTTGAAGGATATAACGATGCAATTGAAGCATACCCATATGACTTAGAGAAAGCGAAAGCATTACTTGCTGAAGCTGGATATGCTGACGGTTTCACAATGGAACTATGGGCAATGCCTGTACCACGTCCATACATGCCTGATGGAAAGAAAGTAGCTGAAGTATTACAAGCAAGCTTTGCACAAATCGGTGTAAAAGCTGAAATCGTTTCATTCGAGTGGGCAACATATCTTGACAAAGCTCGTGATGGTGAAGCTGACGCATTCTTATTAGGTTGGACTGGTGATAACGGTGATGCGGATAACTTCTTATACGTATTACTTGATAAAGATAACATCGGAAGCAACAACTACTCGTACTACAGCAACGATGAGTTGCATGATATTTTAATTGCAGCACAAGAAAATCCTAACCAAGACGAGCGTAATGAGCTTTACAAGCAAGCACAAGAAATCATCCATGATGATGCACCTTGGATTCCGCTTGTACACTCTACGCCATTATTGTCAGGTAAAGCAAATGTAGAAGGATTCGTTCCACATCCAACTGGAACAGATAAATTAACAACAGTTGACCTGAAATAA
- a CDS encoding ECF transporter S component gives MSTRKLVSLSLLGSVSFVLMLLNFPIPGLPPYLKLDFSEIPALLAAIIFGPVAGIIVEGLKNTLYYLAYGSGVPVGEIANFISGVIFIVPVAFIYHRLKSKRSLIGGCLIGTVSTIILMSILNYYLLLPAYTWFLGYDAMSHSVKITTITIGIIPFNAIKGIAVMALFIPLFTKLQPWIEKQRSIA, from the coding sequence ATGTCAACAAGGAAACTCGTGTCATTATCATTATTAGGCAGTGTATCATTTGTTTTAATGCTTTTGAACTTTCCAATACCGGGACTGCCACCGTATTTGAAACTTGACTTTAGTGAAATACCTGCGTTGCTGGCAGCAATCATTTTTGGTCCAGTAGCTGGGATTATCGTTGAAGGTCTTAAAAACACACTTTATTATTTAGCATATGGAAGTGGCGTACCTGTAGGGGAAATTGCAAACTTTATCTCAGGCGTCATCTTTATCGTTCCTGTTGCATTTATCTACCATCGTCTTAAATCAAAACGTTCATTAATTGGTGGATGTTTAATCGGAACGGTAAGCACGATTATTCTTATGTCTATCTTAAATTATTACTTACTATTACCTGCATATACATGGTTCCTCGGTTATGATGCGATGAGCCACTCTGTTAAAATAACTACTATTACAATAGGGATCATTCCTTTTAACGCAATTAAAGGAATCGCGGTTATGGCGTTATTTATCCCACTTTTTACAAAATTACAACCTTGGATTGAAAAACAACGCTCTATAGCCTAA
- a CDS encoding ABC transporter ATP-binding protein has protein sequence MSSISRYMQFVRPYRKQIIITVAIGIIKFSIPLLMPLILKYVVDDIVNGVGLTVDEKLHQLYFIMGGSFVVFFILRPPVEYYRQYYAQWTGSKVLFDIREHLFSHIQKLSLKYYSNTKVGEVISRVIHDVEQTKSFVITGLMNLWLDMMTIIIAIAIMLTLDVKLTIAAVILFPLYGFSVKFFYSKLRALTRKRSQALAQVQGHLHERVQGMPVIRSFALEDYEQEKFNEQNENFLNKALEHTSWNAKTFAVVNTITDIAPLIVIASAGYLVITQSLSVGTMVAFVAYMDRLYGPLRRLVNSSTTLTQSIASMDRVFEFIDEKYDIVDREDATKLEKVNGNITFNRVSFRYDEENADVLKDINLKVNSGETIAFVGMSGGGKSTLISLMPRFYDVTDGQILLDGTDIRSYKVRSLRDKLGMVLQDTVLFSESVKMNIMMGNPKASDEEVIEAAKAANAHDFIMQLPEGYDTKVGERGVKLSGGQKQRVAIARVFLKNPPLLILDEATSALDLESEHLIQEALEKLAKDRTTFIVAHRLATITHADRIVLMEDGEIKEVGTHEQLMRERGGYYDLFRVQQLEDPVENEIAIRLNT, from the coding sequence CTGAGTAGTATTTCAAGATATATGCAGTTTGTTCGTCCGTATCGAAAGCAAATTATCATCACAGTAGCTATTGGAATTATTAAATTTAGTATTCCACTATTAATGCCATTGATTTTAAAATATGTTGTTGATGATATTGTGAATGGGGTAGGTTTGACAGTAGATGAAAAACTACACCAGCTATATTTCATTATGGGCGGCTCATTTGTCGTCTTTTTCATATTACGACCACCTGTTGAATATTATCGTCAATATTATGCACAGTGGACGGGTAGTAAAGTATTATTTGATATCCGTGAACATTTGTTTTCACATATTCAAAAGCTAAGTTTGAAATATTATTCAAATACGAAGGTTGGAGAAGTTATATCAAGAGTGATCCATGATGTGGAGCAAACAAAATCATTTGTTATTACTGGTTTAATGAATTTGTGGCTCGATATGATGACGATCATAATCGCAATTGCAATTATGTTGACATTAGACGTGAAGTTAACAATTGCTGCGGTTATTCTATTTCCTTTATATGGATTTTCGGTTAAATTCTTTTATAGTAAGCTTCGAGCTTTAACTCGCAAGCGTTCACAAGCGTTAGCACAAGTTCAAGGTCATTTGCATGAGCGTGTACAAGGGATGCCTGTCATTCGAAGTTTTGCACTCGAGGATTATGAACAAGAGAAATTTAACGAGCAAAACGAGAACTTCTTAAACAAGGCGTTAGAACATACGAGTTGGAATGCAAAGACATTTGCAGTTGTCAATACGATTACAGATATCGCTCCGTTAATCGTCATTGCGTCTGCAGGTTATCTAGTTATTACACAAAGTTTATCTGTTGGTACGATGGTGGCATTCGTTGCCTATATGGATCGTTTGTATGGTCCGCTTCGAAGACTCGTGAATTCATCAACGACGTTAACACAATCGATTGCATCAATGGATCGAGTATTTGAATTCATCGATGAAAAATATGATATTGTTGATCGAGAAGATGCGACAAAATTAGAAAAGGTGAACGGTAATATCACCTTTAACCGTGTGTCATTCCGATATGATGAAGAGAATGCAGATGTATTAAAAGATATTAACCTTAAGGTAAACAGTGGTGAAACGATTGCATTTGTAGGGATGAGTGGAGGCGGTAAGTCAACGCTTATAAGCTTAATGCCACGGTTTTATGACGTTACTGATGGACAAATATTATTAGATGGGACAGATATACGAAGCTATAAGGTGCGTTCATTGCGTGATAAGCTTGGAATGGTTCTACAAGATACGGTTCTATTTAGTGAGTCTGTAAAAATGAATATTATGATGGGTAACCCAAAAGCGAGTGATGAAGAAGTAATTGAAGCTGCAAAGGCTGCAAACGCTCATGACTTCATTATGCAGTTACCAGAGGGATACGATACGAAAGTTGGGGAAAGAGGTGTCAAACTTTCTGGAGGTCAGAAGCAGCGTGTTGCAATAGCGCGAGTATTTTTGAAGAATCCGCCTTTATTGATTTTAGACGAGGCAACTTCTGCACTTGACCTTGAGAGCGAGCATCTTATCCAAGAGGCTCTAGAGAAACTAGCAAAAGACCGCACGACCTTCATCGTTGCACATCGACTTGCAACAATCACACATGCAGATCGAATCGTGTTGATGGAAGATGGCGAAATAAAAGAAGTAGGTACACATGAACAATTAATGAGAGAGCGCGGAGGTTATTACGATTTATTCCGTGTTCAGCAACTAGAAGATCCAGTTGAAAATGAAATAGCGATACGACTAAACACCTAG
- a CDS encoding metal-dependent hydrolase, which produces MDTGTHLVIGVALGGLATLDPVAASHPATLNSIMIGTIIGQQAPDFDTILKFKNNAKYIRNHRGITHSMPAVLLWSLLITGVIYFFSPDANITHLWGWTLIAVILHVFVDIFNAYGTQALRPFTKKWVALGIINTFDPFIFFIHIAGFIIWRFGGQPGIIFVIIYLILIGYYLIRWYTQHRVKQAVKHKIPDATRIIISPTMRYNRWHLAVENKTQFFVAKAYNYDINILDVFEKKPIPDLPLIHKAKEDENIAAFLSFSPLYRWEVTEYNDHSEVRFIDLRYRSKDYYPFVAIVKLDEELNIISSYTGWIFSEDKLMKKLELT; this is translated from the coding sequence ATGGATACTGGCACACATCTTGTAATCGGAGTAGCGTTAGGTGGATTAGCAACACTTGATCCAGTAGCTGCTTCACATCCTGCCACATTAAATAGCATAATGATTGGTACAATTATTGGACAACAAGCTCCTGATTTTGATACGATCTTAAAATTTAAAAACAATGCTAAATATATTCGAAATCATCGAGGAATTACACATTCAATGCCAGCTGTATTGTTATGGTCACTGCTTATTACTGGGGTTATCTATTTCTTTTCACCTGATGCAAATATTACTCACTTATGGGGTTGGACATTAATAGCTGTAATCCTTCATGTTTTTGTCGACATTTTTAACGCATATGGGACACAAGCTCTTCGACCCTTTACAAAAAAATGGGTTGCACTAGGGATTATTAACACATTCGATCCGTTCATTTTCTTTATCCATATCGCTGGATTTATTATCTGGCGTTTCGGTGGGCAACCTGGAATTATTTTTGTCATAATTTATCTTATATTAATTGGCTATTATCTAATTAGGTGGTACACACAACATCGTGTTAAACAAGCAGTAAAACATAAGATACCGGATGCAACAAGAATCATTATTTCACCAACGATGCGTTATAACCGGTGGCATCTAGCAGTTGAGAATAAAACCCAATTTTTCGTTGCAAAAGCATATAATTATGACATCAACATTCTAGACGTATTTGAAAAAAAACCAATTCCTGACCTTCCTCTCATTCATAAGGCAAAAGAAGATGAGAACATTGCTGCTTTCTTATCCTTCTCACCCTTATATCGATGGGAAGTGACAGAATATAACGATCACTCTGAAGTTAGATTCATCGATCTTCGCTATAGAAGCAAAGACTACTACCCTTTCGTTGCTATCGTAAAATTAGATGAAGAACTAAATATTATTAGCTCATATACAGGTTGGATTTTTAGCGAAGATAAATTAATGAAGAAATTGGAATTAACATAA
- a CDS encoding YfhH family protein → MEKRYSAMSHYELNQEIAQLHEKARKAEQLGIVNEFAVYERKISIAKAYLLNPEDYLPGEVYEIEQDPGSRFKIDYLNGIFAWGKRVGGAEQEEAVPISLLIKPE, encoded by the coding sequence ATGGAGAAGAGATATAGTGCAATGTCACATTACGAATTAAATCAAGAAATCGCACAATTGCATGAGAAGGCACGTAAAGCAGAACAATTAGGCATCGTCAATGAATTTGCTGTTTATGAACGAAAGATATCAATTGCGAAGGCGTATTTATTAAATCCTGAAGATTACTTACCTGGAGAGGTTTATGAGATTGAGCAAGACCCAGGTTCAAGATTTAAAATCGATTATTTAAACGGTATTTTTGCTTGGGGAAAACGTGTAGGCGGAGCTGAGCAAGAGGAAGCTGTGCCAATCTCGTTATTAATAAAACCAGAGTAG
- a CDS encoding YfhJ family protein: MEEVYELLTEELLKVNRSLSYDKARTWIEILWEDFESTRAKAGRKYRGQEMTEQIVRHWISNYGPRLHEFLATNPKYKHLLEDEGLIQ; encoded by the coding sequence ATGGAAGAAGTGTATGAGTTATTAACAGAAGAATTACTGAAAGTTAATCGGTCTTTATCGTATGATAAAGCACGCACATGGATAGAAATTTTGTGGGAAGATTTTGAAAGTACGCGTGCTAAGGCGGGAAGGAAATATCGAGGGCAAGAGATGACAGAACAAATCGTCAGACATTGGATCAGTAATTATGGCCCAAGACTTCATGAATTTCTTGCAACCAATCCTAAATATAAGCACTTATTAGAAGATGAAGGTTTAATACAATAG